The nucleotide sequence TTAGTCAGCCAACGAATATTTCAAAACAAAAAAAAGTTTTAACAATGGCAATTCAAGCTAATAATATTAGAAAAGGAATGGTAATTTTATTTGAGGGTTCTCCTTGTAAAGTGATGGAGTTTCATCATCATACACCCGGTAATTTGAGAGCAATGGTGCAAACACGTTTAAGAGATCTTATCAGCGGAAATTCATTCGAACATCGTTTTCGTTCAATCGATTCGCTTGAAATTGTAATTCTCGAACAACATAAAGTGGAATATCTTTATTCGGATGACTCCCATCATCATTTTATGAATACTGAAAATTATGAACAAATTGCTTTAAACAAAGATGATGTCGGTGATGCTGATAGATGGTTTGTACCTGGCTTAAAGATAGAAGTGGAACTTTATAATGGCTCACCGATTGGTGTAGAACTTCCTTCTTCAATGGTATTGGAAGTAGTTGAAACAGAACCTCAACTTAAAGGTGCCACTGCATCAAATCTAAATAAACCAGCTAAATTGGAGAATGGCGTAACAATTCAAGTTCCACCTTTTATAGCAATTGGTGAGCGCATTCGTGTCAATCCAAATGAATCAAGATATATTGAACGGGCGAAGTAAAGTGAGTTGAAGGTTAAGTTCGATAGGACAATTTCATATTGAATTTTCTGAGAATCAATTAGTATCAAATATCAAAAGTCAAAAATCAAGTTTAAGTTTTATGAAACCGGAAAATTTTGGTTAATAAGTGCAGCTATCAAACTGCTCCAACCTGTTTGATGTGAAGCGCCCATTCCCATTGCCGAATCTCCGTGATAATATTCATAAAATAAAACAAGATCTTTATTTTCAGGCTGCTGATAAAACCAATTTGCATTTCCGTGAATGCGTCGTGATTTATCCGCGTTGATTTGAAATGAAGCAAGAAATCTTTTAGAAAGTTCGCGGGATATTTCCTCAAGCTCAAGAATATTTCCAGAACCTGTTGGGAATGGCAATTGAATCTTATTCCTATAGAAGCCGTGCAATTGTTGTAATGTTTTAATAATTAAAAAATCCAAAGGCATCCATACAGGACCTCGCCAGTTGCTGTTTCCACCAAACATAGAATCGTTGCTGTCACCGGGCTGATAGGAAATTGAGTAAGTTTTATGATCAAGTTGTAACTCGAAAGGATGATCCTTATGATATTTTGATAACGCCCTGATACCACCAACCGATAGAAATTCATTTTCATCCAGCACAACCGATAAT is from Ignavibacteriota bacterium and encodes:
- the efp gene encoding elongation factor P; the encoded protein is MAIQANNIRKGMVILFEGSPCKVMEFHHHTPGNLRAMVQTRLRDLISGNSFEHRFRSIDSLEIVILEQHKVEYLYSDDSHHHFMNTENYEQIALNKDDVGDADRWFVPGLKIEVELYNGSPIGVELPSSMVLEVVETEPQLKGATASNLNKPAKLENGVTIQVPPFIAIGERIRVNPNESRYIERAK